In Trichoplusia ni isolate ovarian cell line Hi5 chromosome 7, tn1, whole genome shotgun sequence, a single genomic region encodes these proteins:
- the LOC113495710 gene encoding probable 4-coumarate--CoA ligase 3, which produces MAAKSLISKTGRKLLVTRCISLTSSREQSAWTPDKIVKSPHKDVDIPSRTVPEQIWENMERWADRTAIECAITKQSYTYHQMYKYSRNFAAKLRTQLKIRDGDVVCIMMPNCPDFAVAAIGALEAGAEVTTVNPIYTPHEVQRQITLSDPKVVIGVPETIPVLKEALALAKKDLPIISIKGLDGVLPPETISFQEFALADNVDHSVLKEVRRQPEDVAFLPYSSGTTGLPKGVELVHRNIVVNLLQQNVDTIRHYDETTKSSQDVALAVLPFYHIYGLSIVLLHKLSVGLKVVTLPKFQPNTFTDALKTHKTNVLCAAPPLILFLGSHPGITNEHLAFIKTITSGAAPLPRKDVVSVLDKVKHKLNFLQVYGLTETAPLATAMLPGSENYASAGYAISNTELRIVDTALNPLGPKEVGELLIRGPQVMKGYRNNPEATKKCMTEDGWFQTGDLASIDIDGTVTIADRLKELIKVKGYQVPPAELENVLKEHPDVLDAAVIGVPDARMGEVPKAFIVLRDGHRADAHSITNFVSKRVAEYKRIKDVRFLKELPKNPSGKILRRVLKEL; this is translated from the exons ATGGCAGCAAAATCTCTAATTTCTAAAACCGGCCGAAAACTGTTGGTTACTAGATGTATATCACTTACGTCTTCAAGAGAACAAAGTGCTTGGACACCGGACAAAATAGTCAAATCGCCTCATAAAGATGTAGATATACCCAGTAGAACTGTCCCCGAACAAATATGGGAGAATATGGAACGATGGGCTGATAGAACTGCAATA gaatgTGCCATAACGAAACAGTCTTACACTTACCATCAAATGTACAAATACTCTCGAAATTTTGCTGCAAAATTACGGACACAATTAAAAATTCGAGATGGTGATGTCGTCTGTATTATGATGCCGAATTGTCCCGATTTCGCGGTGGCAGCCATAGGAGCCTTGGAAGCTGGTGCTGAAGTTACTACTGTCAACCCTATTTACACTCCAC aCGAAGTACAACGGCAAATAACACTATCAGATCCAAAAGTTGTCATTGGTGTACCAGAAACGATTCCAGTTCTCAAGGAAGCCTTAGCATTAGCTAAAAAGGATCTTCCAATCATTTCTATCAAAGGACTTGATGGAGTATTACCACCAGAAACAATTTCATTCCAAGAATTTGCTTTAGCAGATAATGTAGATCATAGTGTATTAAAAGAAGTTCGAAGACAACCTGAGGATGTAGCATTTCTTCCGTATTCTAGTGGAACAACGGGTCTTCCAAAAGGTGTTGAACTGGTTCATAGGAATATTGTTGTTAATCTTTTACAACAGAACGTTGATACCATCAGACATTACGATGAGACAACAA AGTCATCTCAGGATGTAGCTTTAGCAGTGTTACCGTTCTACCACATCTATGGCTTATCAATAGTGTTGCTACACAAGTTGTCCGTGGGTTTGAAAGTAGTAACGTTACCCAAATTCCAGCCAAATACATTTACAGATGCCCTAAAAACACATAAGACAAATGTGTTATGTGCTGCTCCTCCACTTA TACTGTTTCTTGGTTCCCATCCCGGAATAACAAATGAGCATCTAGCTTTCATCAAAACAATCACTTCAGGAGCTGCTCCATTGCCAAGGAAGGATGTTGTCAGTGTCCTTGATAAAGTGAAG CACAAACTGAACTTCCTCCAAGTTTACGGCTTAACTGAAACAGCGCCACTGGCAACTGCGATGCTACCTGGATCTGAGAACTACGCTTCAGCAGGTTATGCCATCTCGAATACAGAGTTGAGGATAGTCGACACAGCTTTGAATCCTTTGGGACCAAAGGAG GTTGGCGAACTTTTGATCCGCGGTCCTCAAGTAATGAAAGGGTATAGGAATAATCCAGAAGCAACCAAAAAGTGTATGACTGAAGACGGTTGGTTCCAAACTGGTGATCTCGCAAGCATCGATATCGATGGAACTGTGACGATAGCTGATCGGCTTAAGGAACTTATTAAg GTGAAAGGCTACCAAGTACCACCAGCAGAACTAGAAAATGTGCTAAAGGAACATCCAGATGTTCTAGACGCTGCTGTAATCGGTGTACCTGATGCAAGAATGGGTGAAGTTCCTAAAGCCTTCATAGTTCTACGAGACGGACACAGAGCAGACGCTCATTCTATCACTAATTTCGTGTCAAAAAGAGTAGCAGAATACAAGAGGATCAAAGACGTCAGATTTCTAAAAGAGTTACCAAAAAACCCTTCTGGAAAGATTTTGAGAAGGGTCTTGaaagaactttaa
- the LOC113495711 gene encoding probable 4-coumarate--CoA ligase 3 — translation MTAKSIISNTAQKLLAFRFIPLTSSRELSAWTPDKIVKSPHRDVDIPNRTVPEQIWENMERWVDRTAIECAITKQSYTYYQMYKYSRNFAAKLRTLLKIQDGDVICIMMPNSPDFAVAAIGALEAGAEVTTVNPIYTPHEVHRQITLSDPKVLFGVPETIPVLKEALALAKKDLPVICIKGVDGVLPPETISFQEFALADNVDHSILKEVRRQSEDVAFLPYSSGTTGLPKGVELVHRNIVVNFLQQNVDTLRHYDETTKTSQDTVLAVLPFYHIYGLSIILLHKLSVGLKVVTLPKFQPNTFIDALKEHKTNVLCAAPPLILFLGSHPVITNEHLASIKTITSGSAPLPRVDVVRVLDKVKHKLNFLQVYGLTETSPLATAMLPGSENYASAGYAISNTELRIVDSDLKPLGPKEVGELLIRGPQVMKGYRNNPEATKKCMTEDGWFQTGDLASIDIDGTVTIADRLKELIKVKGFQVPPAELENVLKEHPDVLDAAVIGVPDVRMGEVPKAFIVLRDGKRADAHSITNFVSKRVAEYKRIKEVRFLNELPKNPSGKILRRVLKEL, via the exons ATGACTGCTAAATCCATAATTTCTAATACTGCCCAAAAACTATTAGCATTCAGATTTATACCACTAACATCTTCAAGGGAACTAAGTGCCTGGACACCAGACAAAATAGTAAAGTCACCTCATAGAGATGTGGATATACCAAATCGAACTGTCCCTGAACAAATATGGGAGAATATGGAGCGATGGGTTGATAGAACTGCAATA gaatgTGCTATAACAAAGCAATCGTATACGTACTATCAAATGTACAAGTACTCTCGAAATTTCGCTGCAAAATTACGTACACTATTAAAAATTCAAGATGGAGACGTCATTTGTATTATGATGCCTAATTCTCCCGATTTCGCGGTGGCAGCCATAGGAGCCTTGGAAGCTGGTGCTGAAGTTACTACTGTCAACCCTATTTATACTCCAC atgagGTGCATCGTCAAATTACACTATCAGATCCAAAAGTTTTATTCGGTGTACCAGAAACGATTCCAGTTCTCAAGGAAGCCTTAGCATTAGCTAAAAAGGATCTTCCAGTCATTTGTATCAAAGGAGTTGATGGAGTATTACCACCagaaacaatttcatttcaagAATTTGCTTTAGCAGATAATGTAGATCATAGTATATTAAAAGAAGTTCGAAGACAATCAGAGGATGTAGCATTTCTTCCGTATTCTAGTGGAACAACGGGTCTTCCGAAAGGCGTTGAATTAGTACATAGAAATATCGTTGTTAACTTCTTGCAACAGAATGTTGATACTCTTAGGCATTACGATGAGACCACAA aAACCAGCCAGGATACAGTTTTGGCCGTGTTGCCCTTCTACCACATTTACGGCTTATCAATAATACTTTTACACAAACTATCAGTGGGTTTGAAAGTGGTGACGTTGCCCAAATTTCAGCCGAATACCTTTATCGATGCTCTGAAAGAACATAAAACAAACGTGTTATGTGCTGCTCCTCCTCTTA TATTGTTCCTTGGTTCACACCCTGTGATAACTAACGAGCATCTGGCATCTATCAAAACCATCACTTCAGGATCTGCCCCGTTGCCAAGGGTGGATGTTGTCAGGGTCCTTGATAAAGTGAAG CATAAACTGAATTTTCTCCAAGTTTATGGCTTAACTGAAACATCACCACTAGCAACAGCCATGCTACCTGGATCTGAGAACTACGCTTCAGCAGGTTATGCTATCTCAAATACAGAGTTGAGGATAGTCGATTCAGATTTAAAACCTTTGGGTCCAAAAGAG GTTGGCGAACTTTTGATCCGCGGTCCTCAAGTTATGAAAGGGTATAGGAATAATCCAGAAGCAACCAAAAAGTGTATGACTGAAGACGGTTGGTTCCAAACTGGTGATCTCGCAAGCATCGATATCGATGGAACTGTGACGATAGCTGATCGACTCAAAGAACTTATAAAG GTAAAAGGCTTCCAAGTACCACCTGCCGAACTAGAAAATGTATTGAAGGAACATCCAGATGTTTTAGACGCTGCCGTAATCGGTGTACCTGATGTAAGAATGGGTGAAGTTCCTAAAGCCTTCATAGTTCTACGAGACGGAAAAAGAGCAGACGCTCATTCTATCACCAACTTTGTATCAAAAAGAGTAGCAGAATACAAGAGGATCAAAGAAGTCAGATTTCTAAATGAACTTCCAAAAAATCCGTCTGGAAAAATTCTGAGAAGGGTTTTGAAAGAACTTTAA